GTCATGCTGACGCAGGTCAGCACCGGATATAAGCTTTCTGACCCTGTCCTGAAACAAGTTCAGGATGACCAAGCCTCAGGGGGACATTCGGGTCTAGATCTTCTTGAGCACGAGCAGGTGGCCGGGGGCCTTCGCGGGGTCAAGGCGTACGAAGTTGCGGTTGCCGCGCCACACGAAGCTCTCGTCGGTAATCAGGTCCTTCAAGAAGTAGAACGAATCCGGCGCGAGCCCAAGCTTGCCCATGTCGAGTTCCACCATGCCTTCCTGCACGTTGTCCATGTCCATGTTGCAAACGCAGAGGATCACGTCGTCGCCAGACTTCTTGGAGTACACCATCAGCTGGTCGTTGGCGCAATAGTGGAATTCGAGGTTGTCGTATTCCTGCAGGGCCACATGTTCCAGGCGGGCGGTGTTCACACGACGCACGAAGTCCTGGATACCCGGGCCCTTCCAGTTGTGGACCTTGTACTGGTACTTTTCGCTGTCGGCGAGTTCTTCCTTGACCGGCGAGGGGATGTTTTCGCACAGTTCGTAACCGTTGTACATGCCCGTAAGGCTGCTAAGCGTACCCGCGAGGAAGTAGCGCTGCTTGAAGGCGTTCGGGCCCTTGTAAGCGAGGTATTTCGGGAAAATGTCCGGAGTGGTCGGGAAGAAGATGCCGCGCATGTATTCCTTCGCGTCGCTCTGGGTGAGTTCCTTCAGGTACTGTTCGAATTCCCACTTGGCAGAGCGCCAGGCGAAATACGTGTAGCTCATGTCGAAACCCGACTTGGCCAGGCGATGCATCATCTTCGGGCGCGTGAAGGCTTCGGCGAGGAACACGAGTTCCGGGCGCTTTTCCTTCACGTCAGCGATGAGCCATTCCCAGAACGGGAACGGCTTGGTGTGCGGGTTGTCGATACGGAAAATTTCGACGCCCTTGTCGGCCCAGAACAGGATGATGTTCTCGATTTCTTTCCACAACGCCTTGTAGTTCTCGTTGTAGTAGTCGAACGGGTAGATGTCCTCATACTTCTTGGGCGGGTTCTCGGCAAACTTGATGCTGCCGTCGGGTTCATGGTAGAACCATTCCGGATGGCTCTTCACGTAAGGGTGGTCCGGGCTGCAGTTGAGCGCGATATCGAGCGCGAGGCGGAGGCCCTTGCTGCGCGCGGTCTTCGCGAAATGCTCGAAGTCCTTCATGGTACCGAGTTCCGGGTCCACGTCGTAATGGCCGCCGTGCTTGTTGCCTACGGCATACGGGCATCCCGGTTCGAGCGGATTGCCCTTCTTGTCGACCTTGGCATGCAGGGCATTGTTCGCGCCCTTGCGGTTGGTGACGCCAATCGGGTGGATAGGCACGAGGTAGACGGTATCGAAGCCGAGGTCGGCGATGTAGTCGAGCTGGTTTTCGCAGTCCTTCCAGGTGGCGCTCTTCTTGGGGTCGGTACCCTGGCTCTTGGGCCACATCTCGTACCATGTGCCGATACGGCTGTACGACGGGTCCACGCGGAGCTTCATCACGGGGCTTTCCGTCGGGACGTCCTTGGGTTCCAAAGTCCAGGCGCAAATCTTGTATTCGTAGTAGCCGATGCTGTTGACGGTGAACGTGCCTTCCCAGAGGTCGTTGTCCACGAAATGCATGGGGGCCTTTTCCCACTTCTTCTTGCTCACGTGGCGGTAGAAAATCGCGGCGTCGTACTTCTCGTGGCTGTGGCGGAAAATGTCGGCCTGGAGAGTCACGGAATCGCCGGGTTCACGCTTGATCATGAAACGCCCGCCCTCGATGTTCGGGCGGATATTCTCGATAACGAGATTGTCTTTTAGAGTAGGAATGGTTGCCATAGTGGCACAAAGTTAAAAAAGTTACTAGTTGCTAGTTACTAGTTACTAGAAAAAGCAGGGGGTCAAGCGTGTCGCAAGTGCCATATACAAAGAAAGCCCGCATAGAGCGAGCTTTCTAAAACCAGAAAATTCAGGTTGCGATTACTTACGTTCGCGTTCCTTCTCGCGCTGGCGGCGGCGCTTTTCGGTATCGTCCGGGAAGAGTTCCGGCAGGGCATAACCGATGGAGATGCCGAACACGATGCCCGTCTTGCTCATGCCGTCGGGGTTAACCACGGAGGAGATAATCTTGGAGCTACCCGTAGACTGGTAGCGCAAGCTCGGGTTCTCTTCCGGAGTATCCTTGGCAAGCTTGGGAGCGTAGTACATACCCACGGAGAACTGCAGGTAGTACCATTCGTTCGTGAGGTAGGTAATCAAGACGTCGAA
Above is a window of Fibrobacter sp. DNA encoding:
- a CDS encoding maltotransferase domain-containing protein produces the protein MATIPTLKDNLVIENIRPNIEGGRFMIKREPGDSVTLQADIFRHSHEKYDAAIFYRHVSKKKWEKAPMHFVDNDLWEGTFTVNSIGYYEYKICAWTLEPKDVPTESPVMKLRVDPSYSRIGTWYEMWPKSQGTDPKKSATWKDCENQLDYIADLGFDTVYLVPIHPIGVTNRKGANNALHAKVDKKGNPLEPGCPYAVGNKHGGHYDVDPELGTMKDFEHFAKTARSKGLRLALDIALNCSPDHPYVKSHPEWFYHEPDGSIKFAENPPKKYEDIYPFDYYNENYKALWKEIENIILFWADKGVEIFRIDNPHTKPFPFWEWLIADVKEKRPELVFLAEAFTRPKMMHRLAKSGFDMSYTYFAWRSAKWEFEQYLKELTQSDAKEYMRGIFFPTTPDIFPKYLAYKGPNAFKQRYFLAGTLSSLTGMYNGYELCENIPSPVKEELADSEKYQYKVHNWKGPGIQDFVRRVNTARLEHVALQEYDNLEFHYCANDQLMVYSKKSGDDVILCVCNMDMDNVQEGMVELDMGKLGLAPDSFYFLKDLITDESFVWRGNRNFVRLDPAKAPGHLLVLKKI